A region from the Heptranchias perlo isolate sHepPer1 unplaced genomic scaffold, sHepPer1.hap1 HAP1_SCAFFOLD_1542, whole genome shotgun sequence genome encodes:
- the LOC137309239 gene encoding LOW QUALITY PROTEIN: mitochondrial import inner membrane translocase subunit Tim29-like (The sequence of the model RefSeq protein was modified relative to this genomic sequence to represent the inferred CDS: inserted 1 base in 1 codon), which yields LWTGSLINDYKEACKEIVVGAKDHPGKAAFYCTLLAGSCVCGYNNPCDQSFQATLLESSNLLLILSPWVRNGRSDQHVQSLVKVKNQGRLRYQNLLIFSLVYAAPYDTKTSIYDAQCEYLKPRWSDFPXQVLDIGFFGKWWILSSKMRDWDINDEEFAYLPAELRTITPQNLHSTENERLFELKFQPVILEEEHIQEGGGG from the exons GTTTGTGGACAGGGAGTCTCATTAATGATTACAAAGAGGCCTGTAAAGAGATTGTAGTGGGAGCCAAGGATCATCCAGGGAAAGCAGCTTTTTACTGCACGCTCCTCGCAGGGTCGTGTGTTTGTGGATACAACAACCCATGTGACCAATCCTTTCAAGCCACTCTATTGGAATCGTCCAATCTTCTTCTTATCCTGTCGCCTTGGGTCCGCAACGGCCGTTCGGACCAACACGTCCAGAGTCTGGTGAAGGTCAAAAACCAGGGCCGACTCCGGTACCAGAACCTGCTCATCTTCTCTCTGGTGTATGCAGCTCCTTACGACACAAAGACCAGTATATATGACGCACAATGTGAGTATTTGAAGCCGCGGTGGTCAGACTTTC GGCAGGTTTTAGACATTGGTTTTTTTGGCAAATGGTGGATCCTTAGTTCAAAAATGAGAGACTGGGACATTAATGACGAGGAGTTTGCTTACTTACCTGCTGAGCTTCGAACAATCACACCACAGAACCTCCACTCTACTGAGAATGAAAGACTATTTGAATTAAAATTCCAGCCCGTCATTCTTGAAGAAGAGCACATACAGGAGGGGGGAGGCGGATGA